The following proteins are encoded in a genomic region of Debaryomyces hansenii CBS767 chromosome G complete sequence:
- a CDS encoding DEHA2G14916p (similar to uniprot|P33302 Saccharomyces cerevisiae YOR153W PDR5 Short-lived membrane ABC (ATP-binding cassette) transporter actively exports various drugs expression regulated by Pdr1p), with amino-acid sequence MTDDNEVPNYRGFDEGVSSEVQNFARSMSRPSIDKASSLARTLSNVSQVPGVNPMSKEEDIDPRLDPDSDNFDSRFWVKNLRKMYNSDPAYYKPSSLGVAYKDLRAYGIATDADYQSNFGNAAYKVVARTIRRFMDRNNEAAKFDILKPMDGLIRPGEVTVVLGRPGAGCSTFLKTIAAHTYGFTIDKNSVLSYDGLTPKDIIKHFRGDVVYCAETESHFPQLTVGQTLEFAAKLRTPQNRPEGVSREEYAEHLTKVVMATYGLSHTKNTKVGNDFIRGVSGGERKRVSIAEVALSFASLQCWDNSTRGLDSATALEFIKALKTSATVLNATPMIAIYQCSQDAYDLFDKVILLYEGYQIFFGDCKQAKLYFLEMGYDCPQRQTTADFLTSLTNPSERVVRPGYENKVPRTPEEFYTYWQNSPERKALLGEIDDYLNKTDNEERLQQFKDAHNTKQSNHLRPASPYTVSYGMQVKYIIKRNIMRTKGDPSITIFGVFGNIVMGLIISSIFYNLEDNTGSFYYRTAAMFFAVLFNAFSSMLEIFSLYEARPIVEKHKTYALYHPSADAFASIITELPPKIFTCLAFNLVLYFMVNFRRNAGNFFFYLLVNFTATLSMSHLFRTIGSSTKSLSQAMTPASILLLALTIFTGFVIPTPKMLGWCRWINYLDPIGYAFEALIVNEFHGRDFDCSQFVPSGPGYPTSGDSIICSVVGAVAGRDYVTGDAYINEQYVYYWSNRWRNWGIVVAFVVFFLVVHIMICEYNKGAMQKGEILLFQRKALKKNKRRRNDIESGNIEKISPDYNNDNVTDNEMESKLPSAGDIFHWRELTYQVKIKSEERVILNSVDGWVKPGQVTALMGASGAGKTTLLNALSDRLTSGVITSGVRMVNGHELDASFQRSIGYVQQQDLHLQTSTVREALTFSAYLRQPKSVPKSEKDSYVDYIIRLLEMEKYSDAVVGVSGEGLNVEQRKRLTIGVELVAKPKLLVFLDEPTSGLDSQTAWSICKLIRKLADHGQAILCTIHQPSAILLKEFDRLLFLQRGGKTVYFGDLGDNCQTLIDYFEKYGAPKCPPDANPAEWMLEVIGAAPGSHASQDYYDVWINSSEYVTINHELDIMEQELVKKPKDDSPESMKTFAAPFWYQYKYVTQRVFQQYWRTPSYTYSKVLMSIFSSLFNGFAFFKADKSLQGLQNQMFSVFMFFVLFNTLVQQYLPHFVAQRDLYEVRERPSRTLSWFAFITAQITAEIPWQIASGTLAFFCWYYPIGLYRNAEPTDAVAQRGALMWIIIVLFFIYCSTMAQLCISFNELADNAANLSSLLFTMCLTFCGILASSDSMPRFWIFMYRCNPFSYLVSAILSVALANSDVTCDYNELLRFKPEDGQTCGEYMQTYMSFAGGYLISNDTTVTCEFCTVASTNVYLQQVGADYSKKSRDIGIFVCFIAINIIGTIFFYWLARVPKTSRQKNK; translated from the coding sequence ATGACAGACGATAACGAAGTCCCAAACTATCGGGGGTTTGATGAAGGGGTTTCATCTGAAGTGCAAAATTTTGCCCGCTCGATGAGTAGACCATCAATAGATAAAGCGTCGTCTTTGGCACGAACATTGAGCAACGTGTCACAAGTTCCAGGAGTCAATCCTATGTCgaaggaagaagatattgatcCAAGGTTAGATCCTGATTcagataattttgattcaaGGTTCTGGGTCAAAAATCTCCGGAAAATGTATAATTCTGACCCCGCGTATTACAAGCCGTCGTCATTAGGGGTAGCATATAAGGATCTTAGGGCGTATGGTATTGCCACAGATGCTGATTATCAGTCCAATTTTGGAAATGCTGCTTACAAAGTTGTTGCGAGAACAATCAGAAGATTTATGGatagaaataatgaagCCGCTAAATTCGATATTTTGAAGCCAATGGATGGGCTAATCAGACCCGGAGAAGTGACAGTGGTCTTGGGTAGACCGGGTGCTGGATGTTCAACATTCCTAAAGACAATTGCAGCTCATACATACGGTTTTACCATTGATAAGAACTCTGTTCTTTCATATGACGGTTTAACCCCAAAAGATATTATTAAGCATTTTAGAGGAGATGTAGTGTATTGTGCTGAGACCGAATCTCATTTTCCTCAGTTAACTGTTGGTCAAACGTTAGAGTTTGCTGCAAAATTGAGAACACCGCAAAATAGACCAGAAGGTGTGTCTAGAGAGGAGTATGCTGAGCATTTAACGAAGGTTGTAATGGCTACATATGGTTTATCTCATACTAAGAATACGAAAGTTGGTAATGACTTTATTAGGGGTGTTTCTGGTGGTGAACGTAAGAGAGTTTCCATAGCTGAAGTCGCATTATCGTTTGCATCATTACAATGTTGGGATAATTCGACCAGAGGTTTAGATTCTGCTACTGCCTtggaatttattaaagcaTTGAAGACCTCGGCAACTGTTTTGAACGCCACCCCAATGATCGCCATCTATCAATGTTCTCAAGATGCTTAcgatttatttgataaggTGATTTTGTTATACGAAGGTTACCAAATTTTCTTCGGCGATTGTAAACAAGCCAAACTATATTTCCTTGAAATGGGATATGATTGTCCGCAAAGACAGACTACTGCAGATTTTTTAACATCCTTGACAAATCCATCCGAACGTGTTGTCAGACCAGGCTATGAAAATAAGGTACCCAGGACACCAGAAGAGTTCTATACCTATTGGCAAAATTCACCTGAAAGGAAGGCACTATTGGGAGAAATTGATGACTATTTGAATAAGactgataatgaagagcGTCTCCAGCAATTCAAGGATGCACATAATACAAAACAGTCCAACCACCTTCGTCCTGCCTCACCTTATACGGTTTCATATGGTATGCAagtaaaatatattataaagaGAAATATTATGAGAACTAAGGGTGATCCATCAATTACCATATTCGGTGTCTTTGGTAATATCGTAATGGGTCTTATTATTTCGTCAATTTTCTATAATCTAGAAGATAACACCGGCTCTTTCTACTATAGAACAGCAGCGATGTTCTTTGCTGTGTTATTTAATGCGTTCTCTTCCATGTTGGAAATCTTTTCTCTTTATGAGGCAAGACCAATTGTGGAGAAGCATAAGACTTATGCCTTGTATCATCCTTCAGCAGACGCATTTGCTTCAATCATAACGGAGTTACCACCTAAGATATTTACTTGCCTTGCATTCAATTTGGTGCTTTATTTTATGGTTAATTTCCGCCGTAATGCCGGTaactttttcttctatttgTTGGTCAACTTCACGGCTACGCTATCAATGTCTCATTTGTTCAGGACTATTGGATCTTCTACTAAATCCTTATCTCAAGCTATGACTCCTGCGTCGATTCTTTTGCTTGCATTAACAATTTTTACTGGTTTTGTTATCCCAACACCAAAAATGCTTGGTTGGTGTCGTTGGATAAATTATCTTGACCCTATCGGATATGCATTCGAAGCCTTAATTGTAAACGAGTTCCATGGACGTGACTTTGACTGCTCACAGTTTGTTCCTTCTGGCCCAGGATATCCAACTTCCGGTGACTCTATAATTTGTTCTGTTGTTGGTGCAGTAGCTGGTAGGGATTATGTTACTGGAGATGCTTACATTAACGAGcaatatgtatattattggAGTAATAGATGGAGAAACTGGGGGATTGTTGTAGCCTTTgttgttttctttttaGTTGTGCATATTATGATATgtgaatataataaaggTGCTATGCAGAAAggagaaatattattattccaaAGAAAGGCCCTAAAGAAAAACAAACGTAGGagaaatgatattgaaagtgGTAACATTGAAAAGATAAGCCCGGATtacaataatgataatgtGACCGATAATGAGATGGAGAGCAAATTACCATCAGCCGGAGACATATTTCATTGGCGTGAATTGACATATCAAGTTAAAATAAAATCTGAAGAAAGAGTGATTTTGAATAGCGTTGATGGTTGGGTCAAGCCTGGTCAGGTTACTGCTTTGATGGGTGCTTCTGGTGCTGGTAAAACCACTTTGTTAAATGCATTGTCTGACAGATTAACGTCTGGTGTTATTACATCTGGGGTTCGTATGGTCAATGGTCATGAATTAGATGCTTCTTTTCAACGATCAATTGGGTATGTTCAACAACAAGATCTCCATCTTCAAACTTCGACTGTACGTGAAGCTTTGACATTTTCCGCATACTTAAGACAACCTAAATCTGTACcaaaatcagaaaaagATTCATATgttgattatattattcGATTATTAGAAATGGAAAAGTATTCTGATGCTGTCGTAGGGGTGTCTGGTGAAGGTTTAAATGTTGAACAAAGAAAGAGATTAACCATTGGTGTCGAATTGGTTGCCAAACCGAAATTATTGGTTTTTCTTGATGAACCCACTTCTGGTTTAGACTCGCAGACAGCTTGGTCTATTTGTAAGTTGATCCGTAAATTAGCAGATCACGGACAAGCTATTTTATGTACTATTCACCAACCATCTgctattttattgaaagaatttgacAGATTATTGTTTTTACAAAGGGGTGGTAAAACAGTCTATTTTGGCGACCTTGGTGATAACTGCCAAACATTGATTGATTACTTTGAAAAGTACGGAGCACCAAAATGTCCACCAGACGCTAATCCAGCAGAATGGATGTTGGAAGTTATCGGTGCTGCTCCCGGAAGTCATGCTAGTCAAGACTATTATGATGTCTGGATAAATTCCTCTGAATATGTAACTATTAATCATGAATTGGATATTATGGAACAAGAATTAGTGAAAAAGCCAAAGGATGATTCGCCTGAGAGTATGAAGACATTTGCAGCCCCATTTTGGTATCAGTATAAATACGTCACTCAAAGGGTATTCCAGCAATATTGGAGAACGCCTTCATATACTTATTCAAAGGTTCTCATGTCGATATTTTCGTCTTTGTTCAACGGGTTTGCTTTCTTTAAGGCTGATAAATCTTTACAAGGAttacaaaatcaaatgtTTTCTGTCTTCATGttttttgttcttttcAATACCTTGGTTCAGCAATACTTACCTCATTTTGTCGCTCAGAGAGATTTATATGAAGTTAGAGAAAGACCATCAAGAACTTTATCGTGGTTTGCCTTCATTACTGCTCAAATCACTGCTGAGATTCCATGGCAAATTGCTTCAGGAACTCTTGCTTTCTTCTGTTGGTACTATCCAATTGGTCTTTATAGGAATGCAGAACCTACTGATGCTGTAGCCCAAAGAGGTGCCTTGATGTGGATTATTATTGTCTTGTTCTTCATCTATTGTTCTACTATGGCACAGCTATGTATCTCGTTCAATGAACTAGCGGATAATGCTGCGAATTTGTCGTCTTTATTATTCACAATGTGTTTAACGTTCTGTGGTATCTTGGCTTCATCTGATTCAATGCCGAGATTCTGGATTTTCATGTACAGATGTAATCCTTTTTCGTATTTGGTATCAGCAATTTTATCCGTTGCT